From Haloglomus litoreum, the proteins below share one genomic window:
- a CDS encoding aldehyde dehydrogenase family protein translates to MSREPSGHYIDGEWVDGTGAETFESIDPATGESLGEYAVATPDDVDRALAAADEAFEEWRAMSYIDRAEVLWDVYHELRDRTDELGEIVTRECGKEISEGRADVVEAAHMVEWAAGNARHPHGEVVPSEIASKDSYMRRKPRGVVGCITPWNFPVAIPFWHMAVTLVEGNTVVWKPAEQTPWCGETVAEMLADAGVPDGVFNMVQGFGEAGGEIVDDPRVDTVLFTGSAQVGHEIASRVGGEPGKLAACEMGGKNAIVVTAEADLDIAVHSAVMSSFKTTGQRCVSSERLIVHTDVYDEFRRRFVDLAESVAVGDPLDEDTFMGPLVDESQVEKFSRYNDLAREEGASVLVDREELAADEIPDGSEEGHWVGPFVYEIDYDPAEPKRVLQEEVFGPHVALVEYDGDIGTAVDIQNDSDYGLAGAVISEDYREINHYRDHAEVGLAYANLPCIGAEVQLPFGGVKKSGNGYPSAREVIEAVTERTAFTVNNSTDIEMAQGLSADIKTEDD, encoded by the coding sequence ATGTCCCGCGAACCCTCCGGACACTACATCGACGGCGAGTGGGTGGACGGCACCGGTGCGGAGACGTTCGAGAGCATCGACCCCGCCACGGGCGAGTCACTGGGCGAGTACGCGGTCGCCACGCCCGACGATGTCGACCGGGCGCTGGCGGCCGCGGACGAGGCGTTCGAGGAGTGGCGCGCCATGTCCTACATCGACCGTGCGGAGGTCCTCTGGGACGTCTACCACGAGCTCCGCGACCGCACGGACGAGCTCGGCGAGATCGTCACGCGCGAGTGCGGCAAGGAGATCTCCGAGGGCCGCGCCGACGTGGTCGAGGCCGCACACATGGTGGAGTGGGCCGCCGGCAACGCCCGGCACCCGCACGGGGAGGTGGTCCCCAGCGAGATCGCGAGCAAGGACTCGTACATGCGGCGCAAGCCACGCGGCGTGGTCGGGTGCATCACGCCCTGGAACTTCCCGGTCGCCATCCCGTTCTGGCACATGGCGGTGACGCTGGTCGAGGGGAACACGGTCGTCTGGAAGCCCGCCGAGCAGACGCCCTGGTGCGGCGAGACGGTCGCCGAGATGCTCGCCGACGCGGGCGTCCCGGACGGCGTGTTCAACATGGTCCAGGGCTTCGGCGAGGCGGGCGGCGAGATCGTCGACGACCCGCGCGTCGACACCGTCCTGTTCACGGGGAGCGCGCAGGTCGGCCACGAGATCGCCTCCCGGGTCGGTGGCGAACCCGGCAAGCTCGCGGCCTGCGAGATGGGCGGCAAGAACGCCATCGTCGTCACCGCCGAGGCGGACCTCGACATCGCGGTCCACTCCGCGGTGATGTCCTCGTTCAAGACGACCGGGCAGCGCTGTGTCTCCTCCGAGCGCCTCATCGTCCACACCGACGTCTACGACGAGTTCAGGCGGCGCTTCGTCGACCTCGCCGAGTCGGTCGCCGTCGGCGACCCGCTGGACGAGGACACGTTCATGGGGCCGCTCGTCGACGAGAGCCAGGTCGAGAAGTTCTCGCGCTACAACGACCTCGCCCGCGAGGAGGGCGCGAGCGTGCTGGTCGACCGCGAGGAACTGGCCGCCGACGAGATCCCTGACGGGAGCGAGGAGGGCCACTGGGTCGGCCCGTTCGTCTACGAGATCGACTACGACCCCGCCGAGCCGAAGCGGGTCCTGCAGGAGGAGGTGTTCGGCCCGCACGTCGCACTGGTCGAGTACGACGGCGACATCGGGACCGCCGTCGACATCCAGAACGACTCCGATTACGGGCTCGCGGGTGCCGTCATCAGCGAGGACTACCGCGAGATCAACCACTACCGCGACCACGCCGAGGTCGGGCTGGCGTACGCCAACCTCCCCTGTATCGGCGCGGAGGTCCAGCTCCCCTTCGGCGGCGTGAAGAAATCGGGCAACGGCTACCCCAGCGCCCGCGAGGTCATCGAGGCCGTCACCGAGCGGACCGCGTTCACGGTCAACAACTCGACGGACATCGAGATGGCCCAGGGTCTCTCGGCGGACATCAAGACCGAGGACGACTGA
- a CDS encoding plastocyanin/azurin family copper-binding protein, which translates to MTDRTTRRRLLTLGGTALATAVAGCTGDGGDGGGDGGASPTDQTAEEPDQEIIVGPGGSLKFDPAEVTVSPGDTVQWTWDSDFHTVTVDSQPEGENWSGTGEETHDTGYTHVHTFSTAGTYEYYCQPHRGQGMVGTVTVGSGGGDGSGSDSTPTDGGGGDGGAY; encoded by the coding sequence ATGACAGACCGGACGACCCGGCGGCGGCTGCTCACGCTCGGCGGGACGGCACTCGCGACGGCGGTGGCCGGGTGCACCGGCGACGGTGGCGATGGTGGCGGCGATGGTGGCGCCAGCCCGACCGACCAGACCGCCGAGGAACCCGACCAGGAGATCATCGTCGGGCCCGGTGGCTCGCTGAAGTTCGACCCGGCCGAGGTGACCGTCTCCCCGGGTGATACGGTGCAGTGGACCTGGGATTCGGACTTCCACACCGTGACCGTCGACAGCCAGCCCGAGGGTGAGAACTGGAGCGGCACCGGCGAGGAGACGCACGACACGGGGTACACCCACGTCCACACGTTCTCGACGGCCGGCACCTACGAGTACTACTGCCAGCCACACCGCGGCCAGGGGATGGTCGGGACGGTCACCGTCGGCTCCGGCGGCGGGGATGGGAGCGGTAGCGACTCGACGCCGACCGACGGCGGTGGGGGCGACGGCGGCGCGTACTGA
- a CDS encoding acyl-CoA dehydrogenase family protein, with product MDFELPNEHRMIRDTVRDFCEAEIEPIAQEIEDEHRFPAEVFEELGDLDLMGVPVAEEYGGAGGDYLMYALVAEELGRVSGSIGLSYVAHTSLGSKPIEMFGTEAQKEEWLRPLAEGEEMGAWALTEPSSGSDASDMDTMAEKDGDEYVINGTKQFITNANVANSVLVKAVTEPGAGYDGISTFIVDPDNDDGFEVSTVWDKMGLNASPTCELQLDDVRVPEDRLLGEEGEGWKQTKKTLDGGRISIAALSTGLAQGAFEAAKEYATEREQFGQPISKFDAIRDKIVDMDRKIERARLLTHKAATKYDNGEKVTRISSLAKLDASEVSREVAEEAVQTLGGYGYTEDFAPQRFYRDAKLMEIGEGTSEIQHLVIGRELGL from the coding sequence ATGGACTTCGAGCTGCCGAACGAGCACCGGATGATCCGGGACACCGTCCGGGACTTCTGCGAGGCCGAGATCGAGCCCATCGCACAGGAGATCGAAGACGAGCACCGCTTCCCCGCCGAGGTGTTCGAGGAACTCGGCGATCTGGACCTGATGGGCGTTCCCGTGGCCGAGGAGTACGGTGGGGCCGGCGGCGACTACCTGATGTACGCGCTCGTCGCCGAGGAGCTCGGCCGGGTCTCGGGCTCCATCGGCCTCTCGTACGTCGCACACACCTCGCTCGGCAGCAAGCCCATCGAGATGTTCGGCACCGAGGCACAGAAGGAGGAGTGGCTCCGGCCGCTCGCCGAGGGCGAGGAGATGGGCGCCTGGGCGCTCACGGAGCCCTCCTCGGGCAGCGACGCCTCGGACATGGACACGATGGCCGAGAAGGACGGCGACGAGTACGTCATCAACGGGACGAAGCAGTTCATCACGAACGCGAACGTCGCCAACTCCGTCCTCGTGAAGGCCGTCACCGAACCCGGGGCGGGGTACGACGGCATCTCCACGTTCATCGTCGACCCCGACAACGACGACGGGTTCGAGGTCTCGACGGTGTGGGACAAGATGGGGCTGAACGCCTCGCCGACCTGCGAGCTCCAGCTCGACGACGTCCGCGTGCCCGAGGACCGCCTGCTGGGCGAGGAGGGTGAGGGCTGGAAACAGACGAAGAAGACCCTCGACGGCGGTCGCATCAGCATCGCGGCGCTCTCGACGGGACTCGCACAGGGTGCGTTCGAGGCCGCGAAGGAGTACGCCACCGAGCGCGAGCAGTTCGGGCAGCCCATCTCGAAGTTCGACGCCATCCGCGACAAGATCGTCGACATGGACCGGAAGATCGAGCGGGCCCGCCTGCTCACCCACAAGGCCGCGACGAAGTACGACAACGGGGAGAAGGTCACCCGGATCTCCTCGCTCGCGAAGCTGGACGCCTCCGAGGTGAGCCGGGAGGTCGCCGAGGAGGCCGTCCAGACGCTCGGCGGCTACGGTTACACGGAGGACTTCGCCCCGCAGCGGTTCTACCGCGACGCGAAGCTGATGGAGATCGGCGAGGGGACCAGCGAGATCCAGCACCTCGTCATCGGGCGCGAACTCGGGCTGTGA
- a CDS encoding GNAT family N-acetyltransferase, translating into MPGPVFLRGETVTLHPIEEADLDFFRSQLNDPRVWRTISHREPTNARQEREWWESLDEADGVDLLVAASVDGERTRVGHIGFGDVQQNWGVAELGYAIHPDHWNEGYATAAVALLTAFAFDERRLEKLVATVYEHNPASMRALEKAGFHEEAVLDREAFVGGERVDLHRYAAFTDGWERPE; encoded by the coding sequence ATGCCCGGTCCTGTCTTCCTGCGCGGCGAGACGGTCACGCTCCACCCCATCGAGGAGGCCGACCTCGACTTCTTCCGGTCGCAACTCAACGACCCGCGCGTCTGGCGGACCATCAGCCATCGCGAGCCGACGAACGCCCGCCAGGAGCGCGAGTGGTGGGAGTCGCTGGACGAGGCCGACGGCGTCGACCTGCTCGTCGCCGCATCCGTCGACGGCGAGCGCACCCGCGTCGGCCACATCGGGTTCGGTGACGTCCAGCAGAACTGGGGCGTCGCGGAACTCGGGTACGCCATCCACCCGGACCACTGGAACGAGGGATACGCCACGGCCGCGGTGGCGCTGCTGACCGCGTTCGCGTTCGACGAGCGGCGCCTCGAGAAGCTGGTCGCGACGGTGTACGAGCACAATCCGGCGTCGATGCGGGCGCTGGAGAAGGCCGGCTTCCACGAGGAGGCCGTCCTCGACCGCGAGGCGTTCGTCGGCGGCGAGCGCGTCGATCTCCACCGGTACGCTGCGTTCACGGACGGCTGGGAGCGCCCGGAGTGA
- a CDS encoding DUF4260 domain-containing protein has translation MRPVWFLRVEGLAVLGGALGGYFTLDGPLWLLALLALAPDLSMVGYLAGPRVGSLSYNVVHTYTLPLALGGVGAWADIRFAMLVAAVWAGHIGADRLFGYGLKYETGFRDTHLSTQPMPPGLGRSD, from the coding sequence GTGAGACCAGTCTGGTTCCTGCGCGTCGAGGGCCTCGCGGTGCTCGGCGGCGCACTGGGGGGCTACTTCACGCTGGACGGACCGCTGTGGCTGCTCGCGCTGCTGGCGCTGGCGCCCGACCTCTCGATGGTGGGCTACCTCGCCGGGCCGCGGGTCGGGAGTCTCTCGTACAACGTCGTCCACACCTACACGCTCCCGCTCGCGCTCGGCGGGGTCGGCGCGTGGGCCGACATCCGTTTCGCCATGCTCGTGGCGGCCGTCTGGGCGGGCCACATCGGCGCCGACCGGCTGTTCGGCTACGGCCTGAAGTACGAGACCGGGTTCCGGGACACGCACCTGTCGACCCAGCCCATGCCGCCGGGGCTCGGGCGATCGGACTGA
- the nth gene encoding endonuclease III gives MGTPLSSREAQAAEAVDRLYEQYPEPEISLRFSNRLELLVAVVLSAQCTDERVNEVTADLFQKYQSAADYANASEEQLAEDIYGITFHNNKGGYLKGIGEILVDEHDGEVPDSMSALTDLPGVGRKTANVVLQHGHEVVEGIVVDTHVQRISRRLGLTEAERPEAIEQDLMGIVAEDDWKEFTHLLISHGRETCTARNPSCGDCVLADICPSERGDAEVDLASGEAW, from the coding sequence ATGGGCACGCCACTCTCGTCGCGGGAGGCACAGGCCGCCGAGGCCGTCGACCGGCTGTACGAGCAGTACCCCGAGCCGGAGATCTCGCTGCGCTTCTCGAACCGCCTCGAACTCCTCGTCGCGGTCGTCCTCAGCGCGCAGTGTACGGACGAGCGCGTCAACGAGGTCACAGCGGACCTGTTCCAGAAGTACCAGTCGGCCGCCGACTACGCGAACGCGAGCGAGGAGCAGCTCGCCGAGGACATCTACGGCATCACCTTCCACAACAACAAGGGCGGCTACCTGAAGGGTATCGGCGAGATCCTCGTCGACGAGCACGACGGCGAGGTGCCCGACTCGATGTCGGCGCTGACGGACCTCCCCGGCGTCGGCCGCAAGACCGCGAACGTCGTCCTCCAGCACGGCCACGAGGTCGTCGAGGGCATCGTCGTGGACACGCACGTCCAGCGCATCTCCCGGCGCCTCGGCCTCACGGAGGCGGAACGCCCGGAGGCCATCGAGCAGGACCTGATGGGCATCGTCGCCGAGGACGACTGGAAGGAGTTCACCCACCTCCTCATCAGCCACGGCCGCGAGACCTGCACCGCACGGAACCCCTCGTGCGGGGACTGCGTGCTGGCCGACATCTGTCCCTCGGAGCGGGGGGACGCCGAGGTCGACCTCGCCAGCGGCGAGGCGTGGTGA